GAGCTGCTCTACCGCGTCGGGGAGGACGACCGGGCAGAGGAGTTTTTTGGCCGCTTCCTCACCGAGTACCACCCGGAGCTGGACGCCCAAGCGCGCCGCGTCAGCCAGGCGTCGCTCCTGGCGCGGCTGGGGGACCAGACCTTCGACGCCGGTCTCTACGACAAGGCCCGGCAGATGTACCTGCGCGCCTGCGACATGGTGGACCCGAAGAAGGAGCCGGAGCTGGCCGAACGGTGGTCCTCCAACTCCAAGGTTGCGCAGTACCACCGGGTTCTGGCCTTGGAGGGCGAGGTGCCGCAGATCCCCGCCGTTTTCCTCGACACCGTGTCGCGGGAAAAGCTGGACCGGGTGCTGGAATCCTACGCCGACCTGATCGAGAGGTATCCGGAGCACGAGGTTGCAGTGGCGGCCCTCTACCGGCGGGGGCTCATCTTCCAGCTCTGGCTGAAAGACCCCGCGGCGGCCGAGGCGGAATACGCCCGGTTGGCTGCGGATTACCCCGACGACGACCTGGCTCCCGCCGCCCTGTTCCGCGCCGGGCTGATGGCCGAGACGGCGGTCGGCTGGCCCCGGGCACGGGAATATTTTCGCGAGTTGGAGAATCGGTACGATAACAACCCCGAGGCGGAGCTCGTCCCCCTGCGCGAGGCGATTAACGCCGACGATGCCGACGGCCTGGACCGGTTCATCGCGCGCCACACCGACGACCCGGCGTTCTACATCTGGGTCGGCGAGGCCTACGCCGCCCTGGGCCTTATGGCCGAGGGCGGGGGTGACTCCGAGGGGGCCCTCGAGCTCTACACCCGGGCCGTCCAGGAGCACTCCCGGAAGGCGGTCAACCGCTACGGCAGCCCCGTCATCGCCCACGCCTACTACGTTTATGGGGAGAACGGTTTTCACGATTACATGGGCGTGACCGTGGGCGGCGACCTGACCGAGGTCAGGGCGCAGTTGGAGCGTAAAACGGCGCTGATGGACCGGGCCGCCCGCGGCTTCTCGGGCGCGGCGTCCTTCGGTGAGCCGGCCCTGGTGGCCGAGGCCCAGCTCAAGGCCGCCCGGGTTTTCGAGGAATTCGGAGAAATGCTCCAGGACGTCGTCATCACCGGCGGCGCGTCCGACGAGGAGATAAAACAGGCCTACTTCGCCATCAACGACCGGACCTACTTCTACCTCGTCGCGGCGCGGGAGGCCTATAAAACCGCCCTCGCCAGCGCCAGCCTGGAGCCCGAGAGTGAAACCTTCCGCCTCGCGGGCGAGGGTTACCGGCGGCTGGTGGAGATAACCGGCGAGGAATGACGGCGGGGTGCCGACGGCCGCGAAGAGGGCTGGTGAGGTCCCTAACCGCGGACTGAACCGACACGAGAGCGCCGACGGCCGCGAAGAGGGCTGGTGATTCCTTAACCGCAGACTGAACCGACACGAGAGCGCCGACGGCCGCGAGGGGGCAGCGAGGTATTATCCGCGTACCGACTCGCCACGAAGGGTGTACATGGCCGAGAAGAGCCAGGAACTGATTCAGACCGCGGTCGTCGCCGACGGCGCCCGGTTGGAAAAACTCCTCGACGACCTGGTGGAGCGGGTGGCGCGGGAGTTCGCTAAAGAGCCGGACCTCGCCGTGGTAGGGGTGCGCGCCGGCGGCGAGAGGATCGCCCACCTCCTGGCCGAAAGGCTCACCGAGCTGAAGGGGGCACCGGTCCCCCTCGGGTTCGTGGACATCACACTCTACCGGGACGACATCCACCGGTTGGGCTACCTGCCAGAGGTCGGCGCCACGGAGATTGACTTCCCCCTCGACGACGTTGTGGTGCTCCTGGCCGACGACGTCCTCTACACGGGCCGGACCGTCCGGGCCGCCATTGACGAGCTCATAGACTTCGGCCGTCCCAAGGCGATACGCCTCGTCGTCGTCGCCGAGCGGCCGGGGAGGGAGCTTCCCCTCCAGCCGGACTACGTGGGCCTCCGCGTGACGCCCGCCCCGGGAGAGCTGGTCCTGGTGCGGCTGGACGACCCCGAGCCGGGCGTATTCCTCTACCGGCGCAGACGGGTGACGTAAAATGCTCAAGAGCAAAGACCTGTTGGGTATCCGCGAGCTCGATGTCGGCGAGATCGAGCTGATTCTCGACCAGACGGCCAAGCTGGAGGAGGTCTCCACCCGGGCGGTGAAGAAGCTGCCCGCCCTGCGGGGCAAGATAGTCGCTAACCTCTTCTACACCCCCTCCACCCGGACGCGCATATCCTTCGAGAGGGCCTGCAAAGCCCTTTCCGCCGATTTGATCAACATCGGCCAGCTCCCCAGCGCCCTGGGCGAGACCTTGACCGACACCGCCCTGACCCTCCAGGCCATGGGGGTGGACATCATCGTGGTGCGGCACCATCTGGCCGGTGCGCCGGTGCAGCTCGCGCGCAACGTCGAGGCCAGCGTCATCAACGCCGGCGACGGGGCCCACGAGCACCCGACCCAGGCCCTGGTGGACGCCTACACCATCCGCCGGGCCCGGGGGCGGATCGAGGGGCTGAAGGTCGCCCTGCTGGGTGACATCCGCCACGCCTCGGCCATCAAGAGCGACCTTTTTTGCCTGGTCAAGCTGGGGGCCCAGGTCGCCGTGGGCGCCCCCAGCACCATGATTCCCGAGGGGCTCTCCGAGTTCGGCTGCCAGGTCTTCCACACCGTCGAGGAGGCGGTGGACGCGGCCGACGTCATCATCACCACCCGCGTCAGCCTGGACTACGGAAACGACAAGCTCCTGCCCAGCCTCCGGGAGTACTCCCGCTTCTACAGCCTGAACACCGAGCGGCTCGCGCTGGCCAAGCCCGACGTGATGATCCTGCACTCCGGGGCCATCAACCGCGGGGTGGAGGTCACCGCCACCGTGGCCGAGCGTGCCCGTCCCCACCTCCAGCGGCAGATAGCCGCCGGGGTCACCGTCCGCATGGCGGTGCTCTACCTCCTTGCGATGGGGAAGGGGGTGGCGTGAAGGCGCTGCTCTTGAAAGGCGGGCGGGTTCTGGACCCGGCCAACGACCTGGACTCACCTGCCGACATCTTGATCGAGAAGGGCCTCGTCGCCCTGGTGGGGCGGGACGTCGCCGCCGAGGGCGCGGAGGTCCTCGACTGCTCGGGTCTTCTGGTTACGCCGGGGCTCCTGGATACCAAGGTCCACTTGAACGAGCCCGGCCGCGAGGACCGGGAGACCATCGCCACCGGCACCCGGGCCGCCGCCCTGGGGGGCTACACCGCCGTCGCCTGCCGCAGCACGCGGGAAATGGTGATGGACAACCAGACGGTGGTGCAGTTCATCCGCCGTCGGGCCGCCCGGGACGGCGTGGTGCGGGTCTTTCCCATCGGCGCGGTGACCAAGGGCATGGCGGGGAAGGAACTGGCCGAGCTGGGCGAGCTGGCCGTCGCCGGAGCCCTGGCCGTTTCCGACGATGACCACCCCGTGGCCGACGCCGCCGTCATGCGCCGCGCGCTCATCTACGCGCGGATGTTCGAGCTCCCCGTTCTCAGCTTCCCCCTGGACCCGGAACTCGCCGCCGACGGGGTGATGCACGAGGGGCGGACGAGCACCGAGCTCGGTCTGCCCGGCGTCCCCTCGGTGGCCGAGGAGGTGATCGCCGCCCGCGAGGTCATCTTAGCCGATTCCCTGGGATGCCCCGTCCACCTGAGCCCCGTATCCAGCGCCGACACCGTGGACATCATCCGGTACGCCCGCGAGCGCGGCGTTCCCCTGAGCGCCGAGGTGACGCCCCACAACCTGCTCCTGACCGGCGCCGCCTGCGAGGGATACGACACGAACGCCAAGGTCTCCCCTCCCCTGAGAACCGACGCCGACCGGAGGGTCCTGGTTGGCGCGGTGGCGGACGGGACCATTTCCGTCATCGCCAGCGACCACTCACCCTGCACCGTGGCCGAGAAGCAGACCGAGTTCGCCCGGGCCGCCGACGGCATCGCCGGCCTCGAGACGGCCTTCGCCGCCCTCTACACCGGATTGGTCCTCACCGGCGAGCTCCCCCTGGAACGCCTCGTCCGGGCCATGACCACCGCGCCGGCCAAGGTCCTGGGGCTCGCCCTCGGCTCCCTGACCCCGGGCTACCCCGCCGACGTGACCGTCTGGGATCTGGCGCGTGAGTGGACGGTGGACGTGGAGGCTTTCGCCAGCAAGGGGCGCAACAACCCCTTCCACGGAGCGCGGCTGAAAGGCAGACCCGCGGCGGTCCTAGTGGGCGGTCGCTTCGTCGTACGGGAAGGTAAACTGGTCGGTTGACGGTCGGGCATCCCCCCGCCCCACCCCATCCCTTGCGGCGGGGCGTTTTTTATGCGAACATGGGTATGTAGAAGTGCGGCAGTTAAAAATCGGAGTTCACGATGCGCATTTTCCTGATGGTCTTCGTTCTCTCGGCCTTCGGGGTTTCGGCCCACGTTCCACCGACGCTGGACCCCTATTTCGATGCCGCGGCCCTGGAGGCGGCGGCCAAGGCCACCGCCGCGGCGAAGGCCGTCCAGCGCGGCGAACCGGAACGGGCGGGCGCGGATTTCGACCAGGAAAACCTGGACCTGAGCCTGACCCTGAAGTATTTCGGCGACATCGAGCCCGTGTGGTGCACCCTGGACGGCACCGCCGCCTGGACCCTGAAATCCACCGAAAACGGCCTCCACTTCGTCGAGATGGAGCTGGCCGAGGAGCTCACCGTCGGTGCAGTCCTCCGCGACCAGTTGTACCTCGATTTTGAGCGCTCCGGGGACATCCTCACCATAACCCTCGACCGGACCTTCGACATCGGGGATAGGTTCACGATCGTCATCGAGTACTCCGGCATCCCCCCCTACGGCATGTACGCCGACACGGCCAACGGCGGCATCATCCACACCTTCACCGAGCCCTACGACTCGAGCGGCTGGTTCCCCTGCTACGACTCACCCGACGACCGGTTCTCCTGCAACCAGAGCTACACCGTCCGCGACGACTGGCTGGTGGCCTCCAACGGCGAGCTGATGTCCACCGTGGATAACGGCGACGGCACGAAGACCTTCAACTGGGAGGCCGACTTCGACATGCCGACCTACCTGGTGGCCATGGCCGCCAGCGACTACTACTTCTTCTACGATACCTTCGACATCGGTCAGGGTCCCCAGCACGTGGACAACTGGGTCTATTGGGAACACGCACCCGAGGCCGAGGAGGACCTCTCCATCGCCCCGGAGATGGTCGAGTTCAACTCGGGGCTTTTCACCGACTACAAGTACCCCCGCTTCGGTCACATGATAACCGAGATCGGCGGGGCAATGGAGCACACCACCACGACCACCTACTCCTCCGGTTTCATCATCGGCGACCATACCTGGGATTGGGTGGTCGTCCACGAGCTGGGGCACCAGTGGTTCGGCGACTGGATCACCTGCGAAACCTGGGCGAACATCTGGCTCAACGAGGGGTTCGCCAGCTACGTGGAGGCGTTCTGGGCCGAGCACATCGGTGGAGCGGAGGGGCTTCGCAACTACATGGCGGGGTTCAAGGTCCAGTACTTCAACGAGGATTCCTATTACCGCTACCCGGTCTACGACCCCGACTTCCTCTTCGGCACCACCGTCTACAAGAAGGGGGCGTGGGTGCTGCACATGCTCCGGCACCGGGGCGACGACAATACTTTTCTGAACATGCTCCGGGAGTACGTCTCCGACGACGACTCGGGCACCGTCACCACCGAGGAGCTCATCGCCGTGGCCGAGGACTACTACGGCGGTCCCGGCTCCCTGGATACTTTCTTCGACCAGTGGGTCTACAAGGCCGGTTACCCCGAGTACGACGTTGTCGTCTGGAGCGAACAGACCCCGAACGGCTGGATGTGCCATATCCGGCTCTCCCAGATGCAGGACTCCTCCGACGGAATAACCCCCGAAGTCTTCGTCACCCCGGTGGACCTCCAGCTCGTCACCGTGGATGGCACGGTGGACGTGGTTTTCGACGATGACCAGCGGGTGGACGAACAGGCCTTCTCCGTGCCCGCCGCCATCTCACGGGTCGTCTTCGACCCGAACGGCTGGCTCCTGTACAAGCTCGGGAACTCCGACGCGCCGGTGGTCGAGCTCACCGCCGTTCCCGACGGGGACGGGGTGCTCGTCACCTGGTCCGTCGAGGGCGACGTGCTGGGTATCGAGCTCTACCGCGATGACGGTCTCGGCGAGGTGAAGCTGCACTCGAACGAGCTCGAACCCCGGGGACGGTTCCTCGACCGGCCCGCCTCCCCCGGCAGCTACCGCTACCGCATGGAGACCCTTTCCTCCGACGGTTCCAGGCAGAGCTACCTCTCGTCCTGGGTGGACTGGCGGGAGAGCGCCGCCCCCCTGGCCCTGTCCGCGCCCTGGCCCTGCCCGGCGACGGGAGGGTTCAGCGTGGCCTTTAGTTTGCCCCGGACCGCTCAAGTGGCTCTGAATCTTTACGATCTCGCCGGCCGTCGGGTGGCCGTTGCGGCCGGGGGCGAGTACACCGCGGGGCGCCACGAGGTCGCTTTCGATTCGACCGGGCTGCCGAGCGGCGTGTACCTCTTGAAGTTGGATACCGACTGCGGCGTCCGGACGAGCCGGATCGTCATCGCCCGCTAGGCCGCCGGACAAGTTCCCTGGTTCAGACGTTTAGAGCCGGTGGAAGGCGCATGCGAACCGGGCGGGCTGCTCGAAGAGCACGTCGGGGGACGGTCGGGTGGGCCGTTCCCGCCGGTCCCACGTAACCCCGTCCGCGGCACCCTTCGCCGGTGACGGTCCGCCGATTCGCCCAACCGAGGCGATTCCGGTCAGTCAGGAAACGACGATCCCGTGAGACAAGGGCGTGGGTCCATCCCCCGCCCTTTCCAGAAAGGCGCCCTTGCTCAAGGACGAGGATTTTTCCCGGATGCTCCTGTCGGTGGAGCGGCCGGCACGCTACGTCGGCGGCGAGTGGGGCGCCTACCGCAAGAACCCCGCCGGCCTCGTCAACGTTTGCTGGTGCTTTCCCGACACCTACGAGATCGGGATGAGCAATCTGGCGGGGCGGATAATCTACGACCGGCTCAACCGGAATCCCGACGCCGCCTGCGACCGCTGTTTCCTGCCCTGGACGGACATGCAGGAGGCCCTCGTCCGCCGCGGCCTCCCTCTCTTCTCCCTGGAGCAGAGACGACCCCTCCACGCCTTCGACGTCGTGGCCGTGACCCTCGGCTACGAGCTATCCTACACGAATTTTCTGAAAATGCTGGAGCTGGGGGGGATACCCCTCACCGCCGCAGAGCGCGGGGACGGCCCGCCGCTGGTGATCGTCGGCGGCCCCTGCACGACCAACCCCGAGCCGCTGGCGGACTTCGTGGACGCCGGCTTCGTGGGGGAGACGGAGGATTTCCTCCCCGAGCTGGTTCGGGCGGTGGCGGGTGCCCGAGGCGATGCCGGTTTCGACAAGCGTGCCGCCCTCGAGGAACTCGGCCGCTGCGCCGGGGTTTACCTGCCGAACCGGATTCGCATCGGCACCGAGGACGCCACCGGTCAGCTCGTTCCCGACCCGGGCTCCGCGGCGGTGGATCGGCGACTGGCCGGCCTCGATCCCCACATCGAAAGCCCCCTGGTCCCCGGGACCGACATCGTCCACGACCGGGTCACCCTGGAGGTGATGCGCGGCTGCACGGGCGGCTGCCGCTTCTGCCAGGCGGGGATGATCTACCGTCCCGTCCGCTCCCTGGAGGCCGACGAGGTCTTCGACGAGCTGGTGCGCCAGCTCCGGCTCACCGGCTACGACGAGGCCAACGTGTCCAGCCTCTCGTCAACGGACTGGCGGGGGCTCGCCCGTCTGGTGGAGCGGGTGCTGACCGAGTTCGGACACCGCGGGCCCTCGATCAGCTTCCCCAGCCTGCGGGTGGGCGAGGCGGTCATCCGGCTCGAGTGGCTCCTGTCGGGCCGGAGGCTGGGCTCGTTGACCATCGCCCCCGAGGCCGGGAGCGAGCGACTCCGGGAGGTCATCAACAAGCCCCATTTCACCAACGACGAGGTGGTGCAACTGGCCCGGCGGATATTCGAGACGGGCTTCACCACGCTCAAGCTCTACTTCATGTTCGGGCTGCCCACGGAGACCGGGGAGGACCTGGCGGCCCTAATCGCCCTGTCGCGGCGCTGCGCGGAGGTTTCCGGCAAAAAGCAGATGGTCAACGTCGCCCTCTCCCCCTTCATCCCGAAGCCGCACACCCCCTTCCAGTGGGCCGCCCAAACGTCCCTCGCGGAGCTGGAGGAGAAGCTGGCCCGCCTGCAGGGCGACCTGCGGCACCGGAAGATAAATATCAAATGGAACAGCCCACGGATGGCCCTGGTCGAGGCCGCCCTGACCCGGGGCGACCGGCGGGTGAGCCGGGCGATTCTGGAGGCGCACAGGCGCGGGGCGGTTTTCGACGCCTGGGACGAATTCTTCGACCTCGGACGCTGGCGTGAGTCCTTCGCCGCGGCCGGTCTGAGCCTGGAGGAGTACGCCAACCGGGAGCTCCCCCTCGACGCCCGCCTGCCCTGGGATTGCGTGAACAACCTGGTCCATAAAACCTACCTCCTGGAGGAGCGCGCCCGGGCGATGGAGGGAAAAATTTCCCTGGACTGCCGCCGGTCCGGGTGCAACGTGTGCGGGGTGGAGCCCGAGCTGTGCGAGCCCGGCACCCTCGGCGCGCTGGAGGGGGAGCTCGAGCGCCTGATGCTCTACCCGCCGGAGCCCAACCTCCCCGAGCCGCCCCTCAAGGTCCGGGTGAGGTTCGAGTTCGAGAAAATCTGGCCCGCCTCGCTCCTGGGACACCTGGAATTGAAGAACCTCCTGGCGCGGTCCATCCGCCGGGCCGGGTACACCCTGCGGATGTCCTCGGGGTTCAACCCCCAGCCGCGGCTGGTCGTGGCCCTGCCCCTCCCCCTGGGCGTGGAGAGCAGGGCCGAGGTGGCCGAGGTGGAGCTGGCCACCTGGTTCTCCGAAAAGGTGTTCGTCGAGAGCCTGAACCGCAGCCTGCCGCCGGGGGTTTCGGTCAAGCGGGCGGTGGAGTTGCGCCCCGGGGCGCCGAAGCTCTCCGAGTGCGTCCGTGTGGCCGAGTACCTGGCCGGCTTCAAGAGGCCCCCGGAGGGTTTCTCCGAAAAAATAGCGCAGGTTCTGACCCAGAAAAAGCTCCTCGTCACCCGGGTCAAGGACGGCGAATCGAAGGAGTTCGAGGTCAGGGCTTCGCTACTCGATTTGCAGATCCGCGGGGGACTTTTAAAATTTTCCCTCTGGTTCGAGCCCTCCGTACCCTCCCTACGCGTGGACGAGCTCTGGTCGGTGCTCGGTATCCCACCGGACCGACAACCGGAGACGGTCCGGACGGGGATGCGGGGGGTGGACCACCGGGGCGCCTTCCACGATCTATTCTCCGACCCCATGGTGCTGCCCTGGTGGGAGGGGGGAGGGGTCAGGCCCAAATCGAAGGGATAGACTACTGCGAACCCTCTGACGTTGAACCCCAGCCCGAGAGGAGCCGATGATAACCGCCGAGCTGAAGAAGGCCGCCGAAATCGCCGTCCTCAGGTGTATGGGCGTGAAGGCGGGCGAGTCGGTGCTGATCGTGGTGGACACACCCCAGCGCGACTTCGGTCCCCTCTTCTCCTCCCCCTGCCTCGCGGCGGGGGCCGAGCCGCTCATTCTGGAGATGACGCCCCGGGGGAGCCACGGCGAGGAGCCGCCGGAGGCCGTGGCCCGGGCGATGCTGGGGGCCGACGTGATTCTCATGCCCACCAGCAAAAGTCTCAGCCACACCGCAGCGCGGCTGGCCGCCACCCGAGCGGGGGCGAGAATCGCCAGCCTGCCCACCATAACTCCCGAGGTTATGGGCCGCACCCTCGTCGCGGATTATGACGAGATAGAGCGGCGCAACGAGCGTCTGCTCGGCGTACTCGGCGGGAAGAGCCGGGTCAGGCTCGGCACCCCCGCCGGGACGGACCTCACTTTCTCCATCGAGGGGCGGACCTTTCACGCCGACGGCGGCATCAATCACCGGCCGGGAGATTTCGCCAACCTGCCCGCGGGTGAGGTTTACGTGGCGCCCGTGGAAGGCACAGCGGTGGGCCTTCTGGTCGTGGACGGCTCCATGGCCGGCGTGGGACTCCTGACCGACCACATCGAGCTGGTGGTGACCGACGGGTCGGTGGTTGAAATCCGGGGGGGGCGAGGAGGCCGAGGAACTGGAGAGGCTCATCACGCCCTACGGGTGGGACGCCCGCAACGTGGCCGAGCTGGGAATCGGTACCAACGAGACGGCGACGGTTTCCGGGAATGTCCTGGAGGACGAGAAGGTTTTGGGCACCTGCCACGTGGCCCTCGGCGACAACTCGACCTTCGGGGGTAGGGTGAGCGTGGCGAGCCACCTGGACGGAATCGTCCGCGGACCCACCCTGGAGGTGGACGGCGAAGTGATTCTGGACGGAGGGGAGCCGGTGGGCTGGTAGTGCTCGGGCCCGCGGAGGGTGGCCGATGTGGCGAGGGCTGCCCTATTCCCCCTTCCCACTCTGAGGGAGTCTGCGAGGCACGGGCCGGGGAGGGGGGCGGCGGGGATGGGTATCTGCGACCGAAGGTAATCCCCGCCCTTTTCGGCGGCCCGTGGAAGGGCCGCCATACACCTTTTACATTCAGCATCTCTTCTTTTAAAAGTGTGCTGACAGATCGTTAGCGGTCGTCTCAACATCGTGCTGGTCCGAATTGAAGTGGTGATCCCTAAAAAAAACGGCGGACCGCGGTCCGCCGTGTTACGTGAGAAGTCTAGAACTGCGCCTTAATGGACCCCCAGCTCGTTTCGGTGACGCTATCTTCTTCAATCCACTGACCACCGAGGACGAGGGTGGTCGGGCTGTCGGGGTAGCCGGGCGGATTGGAGAAAATCTTCGTGTAGTACTCTTCGTCGTAGTCAACGATTTTGTTGAAGTTGTGGGGGTTGATCACCATTCCCAGCAGTTCGTACGTGGCGTACCACCAGGCTGGGTTGTTGATGTTCTTGGCGATGGGATGCGAGGGGTCCTCGGCGGGGAGAAGGAATTCGAAGACGCTGAACCGCTTGATCCAGATGGTGTTTTTCGGGAGGAACGCGAGCTGCATGCCGGAGGGATCGGGCACATCGTTCCAGGTCCCCGCGAGGATCAGCTTGCCGCCGAGGCCGACGTAGGTCGAGTACTCGCTGCGGGTGTGGAGCCGGTTTTCTACCCACTCATCGCCGATCATGACGATGTCGTAGAGGGGTTGCCCGGCGTCCACCAGCGGGTCGTTGCCGGTGATGTGGACCAGATCGAAGGTGCAGCCCACGCCGGAGAGGTTGTCCTCCAGATACTGCATAAAATCAATGTCCCAGGGCGGGAAGGGGGGATACCCTTCCTGGAGCCCGTTGGGTATACCGAACTCGCCCATGCAGCCAATGGTCCCCGAGGTAACGCTCTGGGCATCGGGGTCGAGGAGGTAGGTCATGCAGTTGTACACCAGCCGCAGCGCCTGGTCGTTGGCGTAGAAATCATACCCCCACAGATCCGTGTGGGAGTACTGGGC
Above is a genomic segment from bacterium containing:
- a CDS encoding aspartate carbamoyltransferase catalytic subunit, which encodes MLKSKDLLGIRELDVGEIELILDQTAKLEEVSTRAVKKLPALRGKIVANLFYTPSTRTRISFERACKALSADLINIGQLPSALGETLTDTALTLQAMGVDIIVVRHHLAGAPVQLARNVEASVINAGDGAHEHPTQALVDAYTIRRARGRIEGLKVALLGDIRHASAIKSDLFCLVKLGAQVAVGAPSTMIPEGLSEFGCQVFHTVEEAVDAADVIITTRVSLDYGNDKLLPSLREYSRFYSLNTERLALAKPDVMILHSGAINRGVEVTATVAERARPHLQRQIAAGVTVRMAVLYLLAMGKGVA
- a CDS encoding dihydroorotase, whose protein sequence is MKALLLKGGRVLDPANDLDSPADILIEKGLVALVGRDVAAEGAEVLDCSGLLVTPGLLDTKVHLNEPGREDRETIATGTRAAALGGYTAVACRSTREMVMDNQTVVQFIRRRAARDGVVRVFPIGAVTKGMAGKELAELGELAVAGALAVSDDDHPVADAAVMRRALIYARMFELPVLSFPLDPELAADGVMHEGRTSTELGLPGVPSVAEEVIAAREVILADSLGCPVHLSPVSSADTVDIIRYARERGVPLSAEVTPHNLLLTGAACEGYDTNAKVSPPLRTDADRRVLVGAVADGTISVIASDHSPCTVAEKQTEFARAADGIAGLETAFAALYTGLVLTGELPLERLVRAMTTAPAKVLGLALGSLTPGYPADVTVWDLAREWTVDVEAFASKGRNNPFHGARLKGRPAAVLVGGRFVVREGKLVG
- a CDS encoding M1 family aminopeptidase, which gives rise to MRIFLMVFVLSAFGVSAHVPPTLDPYFDAAALEAAAKATAAAKAVQRGEPERAGADFDQENLDLSLTLKYFGDIEPVWCTLDGTAAWTLKSTENGLHFVEMELAEELTVGAVLRDQLYLDFERSGDILTITLDRTFDIGDRFTIVIEYSGIPPYGMYADTANGGIIHTFTEPYDSSGWFPCYDSPDDRFSCNQSYTVRDDWLVASNGELMSTVDNGDGTKTFNWEADFDMPTYLVAMAASDYYFFYDTFDIGQGPQHVDNWVYWEHAPEAEEDLSIAPEMVEFNSGLFTDYKYPRFGHMITEIGGAMEHTTTTTYSSGFIIGDHTWDWVVVHELGHQWFGDWITCETWANIWLNEGFASYVEAFWAEHIGGAEGLRNYMAGFKVQYFNEDSYYRYPVYDPDFLFGTTVYKKGAWVLHMLRHRGDDNTFLNMLREYVSDDDSGTVTTEELIAVAEDYYGGPGSLDTFFDQWVYKAGYPEYDVVVWSEQTPNGWMCHIRLSQMQDSSDGITPEVFVTPVDLQLVTVDGTVDVVFDDDQRVDEQAFSVPAAISRVVFDPNGWLLYKLGNSDAPVVELTAVPDGDGVLVTWSVEGDVLGIELYRDDGLGEVKLHSNELEPRGRFLDRPASPGSYRYRMETLSSDGSRQSYLSSWVDWRESAAPLALSAPWPCPATGGFSVAFSLPRTAQVALNLYDLAGRRVAVAAGGEYTAGRHEVAFDSTGLPSGVYLLKLDTDCGVRTSRIVIAR
- the pyrR gene encoding bifunctional pyr operon transcriptional regulator/uracil phosphoribosyltransferase PyrR, producing the protein MAEKSQELIQTAVVADGARLEKLLDDLVERVAREFAKEPDLAVVGVRAGGERIAHLLAERLTELKGAPVPLGFVDITLYRDDIHRLGYLPEVGATEIDFPLDDVVVLLADDVLYTGRTVRAAIDELIDFGRPKAIRLVVVAERPGRELPLQPDYVGLRVTPAPGELVLVRLDDPEPGVFLYRRRRVT
- a CDS encoding aminopeptidase; the encoded protein is MITAELKKAAEIAVLRCMGVKAGESVLIVVDTPQRDFGPLFSSPCLAAGAEPLILEMTPRGSHGEEPPEAVARAMLGADVILMPTSKSLSHTAARLAATRAGARIASLPTITPEVMGRTLVADYDEIERRNERLLGVLGGKSRVRLGTPAGTDLTFSIEGRTFHADGGINHRPGDFANLPAGEVYVAPVEGTAVGLLVVDGSMAGVGLLTDHIELVVTDGSVVEIRGGRGGRGTGEAHHALRVGRPQRGRAGNRYQRDGDGFRECPGGREGFGHLPRGPRRQLDLRG
- a CDS encoding TIGR03960 family B12-binding radical SAM protein, whose product is MLKDEDFSRMLLSVERPARYVGGEWGAYRKNPAGLVNVCWCFPDTYEIGMSNLAGRIIYDRLNRNPDAACDRCFLPWTDMQEALVRRGLPLFSLEQRRPLHAFDVVAVTLGYELSYTNFLKMLELGGIPLTAAERGDGPPLVIVGGPCTTNPEPLADFVDAGFVGETEDFLPELVRAVAGARGDAGFDKRAALEELGRCAGVYLPNRIRIGTEDATGQLVPDPGSAAVDRRLAGLDPHIESPLVPGTDIVHDRVTLEVMRGCTGGCRFCQAGMIYRPVRSLEADEVFDELVRQLRLTGYDEANVSSLSSTDWRGLARLVERVLTEFGHRGPSISFPSLRVGEAVIRLEWLLSGRRLGSLTIAPEAGSERLREVINKPHFTNDEVVQLARRIFETGFTTLKLYFMFGLPTETGEDLAALIALSRRCAEVSGKKQMVNVALSPFIPKPHTPFQWAAQTSLAELEEKLARLQGDLRHRKINIKWNSPRMALVEAALTRGDRRVSRAILEAHRRGAVFDAWDEFFDLGRWRESFAAAGLSLEEYANRELPLDARLPWDCVNNLVHKTYLLEERARAMEGKISLDCRRSGCNVCGVEPELCEPGTLGALEGELERLMLYPPEPNLPEPPLKVRVRFEFEKIWPASLLGHLELKNLLARSIRRAGYTLRMSSGFNPQPRLVVALPLPLGVESRAEVAEVELATWFSEKVFVESLNRSLPPGVSVKRAVELRPGAPKLSECVRVAEYLAGFKRPPEGFSEKIAQVLTQKKLLVTRVKDGESKEFEVRASLLDLQIRGGLLKFSLWFEPSVPSLRVDELWSVLGIPPDRQPETVRTGMRGVDHRGAFHDLFSDPMVLPWWEGGGVRPKSKG
- a CDS encoding tetratricopeptide repeat protein, with the translated sequence ELLYRVGEDDRAEEFFGRFLTEYHPELDAQARRVSQASLLARLGDQTFDAGLYDKARQMYLRACDMVDPKKEPELAERWSSNSKVAQYHRVLALEGEVPQIPAVFLDTVSREKLDRVLESYADLIERYPEHEVAVAALYRRGLIFQLWLKDPAAAEAEYARLAADYPDDDLAPAALFRAGLMAETAVGWPRAREYFRELENRYDNNPEAELVPLREAINADDADGLDRFIARHTDDPAFYIWVGEAYAALGLMAEGGGDSEGALELYTRAVQEHSRKAVNRYGSPVIAHAYYVYGENGFHDYMGVTVGGDLTEVRAQLERKTALMDRAARGFSGAASFGEPALVAEAQLKAARVFEEFGEMLQDVVITGGASDEEIKQAYFAINDRTYFYLVAAREAYKTALASASLEPESETFRLAGEGYRRLVEITGEE